In Pseudomonadota bacterium, the DNA window TCCCCCTTCATAATGATTACGGCGGACCCAGTGTTAAAGCCGATCAAGAGACGCCGGAGCATAAGACTGGGCGCATCGCCAGCGCTGCGGCGGCCGGCATGCGCTGGCCGTCCGATAAATACGGCGTGGCTGAGAACTGCATGGAGTGCCACGGCCTAGCCAATCCCAATGTGGCCGGCGACAAGCTTGCGATCATGCTCGATTCTGGCCACCCGACAGTGGCCGATTGGGAGTTGGTGCGCTACAGCCAAGGCAGTGTGCGCCATCGCTTTTATCCGCCCGATATGACGAAAAACGCTGAAATGTCGGCGGCGCAATCGGCAGAAATGTACGTGATCGGCCAGGCGGCCAAGCTGGTTTCGGCGGTCAACGCAGCCGGACGTTCCGATTCTGCCAAATATAAAGAATTTCAGGCGGCGCGTGCTGCGGCGGCACGGGAAGCGCTGGGCAAAGTCAGCGCGGCAGCGGGCTTGTTGACCAACCCCACCGCTGACGAGGCACGCGCCCTGGTCGCAGCAATTCAAGGTAAGGACCTCTCTGGTGAGGTCGGCGGCTTGTTGCCCGCGAAAGACAGTTACAAATAGGCATTATGGTCGCGATCACGTTCGGAACGTTTGCGGCAAGATAGAGACTGCCGCGCCACTGGCGTGAAGGGGCAGAAAGTTTTAATCGATGCGCCAAGGGTGGGTGTAAGACCACTCGCTAGAAGCATCAAACGGTGGGCGGGGAACAGGGATTTGGCCAGCGTTGCAATGATTGCGAGGCCTCAGCGGTGGGATGCACCGTTCGGGCCCGAAATGGCGGATGCCGATGTCCAGCGTCTTTTGGCATTGCCCGAATTCGCGTCGATCGACGCGGAAGCTTTTCCGAAACACACACCGCTCGACGGCATTCTCAGGAACGATACGCGAATCGTCCGCTATCACCCAGGCGATATCATCGTGCGCGAGGGCGATTACGGCAATTCAGCGTTTCTCGTCGTCAACGGCAATTTGCGGGTGGTCATTTCGCCGTCGCTGCCGCGCAACCTGATCGGCCGCCAGAATAGCGAACGCAAGAATTTCATCCAGGCGCTGGGTCAGTTATGGACCAATCGGACTGTGCCGGAAGTGCGCGACACATCGCGTTACGGCGGCCAGTCAGTACGCGAGGGCGGCGCGCAAACCGAGGCAGATGCCCGGGTTTTCCTGCAGGATGTCCCGGCCGTGCTGGACAGCCACAATACCGCACAACTCGGCCCCAGTACCCTGTTTGGTGAATTGGCGGCGCTCGGGCGTGTGCCGCGCACCGCGACGATCTTCGCCGAGGAAGAATCTGAGCTGCTAGAAATACGCTGGCAGGGGCTCAGAGAATTGCGCAAATACGATCCGGGCTGGCGCAAGACGATTGACGAGCGCTACCGCGAGAACGCGCTCAAAGTGCATCTGAAAAGCTCGCCCTACTTCACTGGCTTGAGCGAAGTAGAACTTAACGAGGTCGCCGATGCGACCCTGTTCGAAAGCCATGGCAGCTTCGAATGGCATGTGACATACAAGCGCATGCGCGACCAGGGCAAAGCCGACAAAGAGCCCGTCATTGGCCGCCAAGGCGACTATCCCGATGGCCTCCTGATGATTCGCGCAGGCTTTGCGCGGGTGTCGATAAAAATGGGCAATGGCGAGCGAACGCTGACATATTTGGGTGCCGGAGACAGCTTCGGCTATGACGAACTGTGGGCATCTCATCTCGGCAACGACGTGTCGCTACAAACCTCGCTAAAGGCGGTCGGCTATGTCGATTTGCTGCGCGTGCCGGCGCCGATTCTGGAGAAGTATGTCTTCAACAAGGTCGGCCATCATGTCGCGAGCCCGTTGCACCATTTGGCGACTCGAACCGTAGCCTCGGACGCACCGCTCGAATGGGCCGTGGAGCAACGCTTCATCAATGGCACGATGGCGATGCTGATCGATCTGGAGCGCTGTGTGCGCTGCGACGATTGCGTGCGCGCCTGCGCCTCGACGCATGGCGGCAATCCGCGCTTCATCCGCCATGGGCGCACCTTCGATCATTGGATGGTCGCCAATGCGTGCATGCATTGCGCCGATCCGGTGTGCATGATCGGCTGCCCCACCGGCGCCATCCACCGCTCGCTCGAGACCGGTGCCGTCGTGATCAACGATGATACCTGTATCGGCTGCGGCACCTGCGCCAACTCTTGCCCCTACAACAATATCCGGCTGGTCGAGATCCGCGATATCGAGGGCAAAATGGTGCGCGATCCGGATAGCCAAAAGCCGATCATGAAAGCGACAAAATGCGATCTCTGTGAAACCAATCCGGGTGGGCCGGCCTGCGTGCGCGCGTGTGCGCATGATGCGCTCAAACGGGTTAATTTCCAGGGTGACGAGACGTTTGGGGCCTCAACATGAGCCCAATCGCTATCCGCTATACCCTGCTGTGGGGCATCGCCATCGTCTGCTTGATAATTTTGGCGGTGTATAGCCATCTCGCAGAGCTGAAATTAGAACGCCCCGAATTTATCACCGGTTACACCCTGTTTGCGTTGCTGATGATCTTGGCGCTGTTCAATGCGCGCAAGAAGCTCGCTATGGTGCCGCTTGTGCGCTCAGCCTATTGGTTGGCGATCCATGTGGTGGGCGGTGTTGCAGCGGTAATCCTGTTCTTTATTCATACCGGATCAATCTGGCCGACCGGTGGCTACGAACAGGCGCTCGCCCTGGTGTTTTATCTGGTTTCGTTAAGCGGAATTTTCGGATACATCATTCAGCGCATAAATCCCCGCCGCTTGGTGCAAACCGATTTCGAGATCATCTATGAACGCATTCCGGCAGAATTGTCGGAAATCAGGGAAAAAGCCGAGGAGGAAGTCCGCGTCTGCACAGAAGAGACGGGCAGCGACACCTTGGCGCGGCATTATATGGAAACGATGAGTTGGTTTTTCCGCCGGCCGCGATTTTTCTTCAACAACGCCTTTGGCGGCAATTCCGGACAACATTGGCTCCGCAATCAGTATCGCACCGTAGACCGCTATTTGAACGATGGCGAACGGGTGCATCTGGACCGGTTGAATGATCTGGCGGAAATGAAGGCCAAGATCGATATCCATTATGCCTGTCAGAGCACGATGAAATACTGGTTGCTGGTGCATTTGCCATTGGCAGCTGCGGTTCTTGGACTAATGTTTTGGCACGTGATTGTCGTGAATGTGTACGCGATATGATGGATCCGGAAAAGTTTAAACACGATATCAGCCGCTACGAGCGGCCGACACAAAATTTCCGTTGCGGGCGCGCCGCAGCGTGGGGCAAGCCATGCGAATTCGGCCCCAACACGACCGGGCGCTGCGGCGGCATGAGCGAATGTCGCCCGGCCCAGGTTGGCGACCGCTGGGAATGCCGGCGTTCAGCGATCGCCGGCGGCCCGTGCGAAGAGGGCCCTGATCCGAGCGGCGCCTGTTGCCAGCAACACCCGCCCTGTCAGCCCAAACGCACGATTAGGAGCCTGCGCGGCATCCTTGCCATCAGTGCGTTCTCGCTCGTGGTCGCGATCATCGCGTTCATGTTGACTTTGGGCGACGGTGGCGCAGCGCGCGATTCAATCATTCAGGCCGGCGAATTGACCGGCGGACACGCTAACTTTACCTCGGCAGTAGGCTGCGCATCGTGTCACACGGCACATGACCAGGACGCCGGCGATTGGTTCCTATCGGCGTTCCACGAGCAGGATATGACTGGGCAATGCGTCGATTGCCACACCTTCGGCGGCGATGCGCGGATTGGCCACAACGCATCCTTTGCGTCCAAGGCGCAAGCGACGGAATGCGTCATGTGCCATACCGAGCACAAGGGCGAGGATGCAGATATCAAGACCATGTCAGACGCCCAATGCAATGTCTGCCATGAGACCAAAATCGATAGTTTCTCCGCTAACCATCCGGCATTTCCCGCCGCCTTCCCGCATGATCGCCGCACTTCGGTGCAGTTCAATCATTCCTCTCATCTGGCCAAACATTTCGCCGACCAGCGCTATCAGGAACGGGCACCGGCGGATTGCACATCCTGCCATGCAGTCGATACGGCAGCGCGCGCCGTTGCGCCGGCGGGCTTCGACGAAACCTGCGCGGCGTGTCACAGCGATACCATCCGCGAACGCGAATTGGTGGTGCTGCGACTGCCGGAATTCAACGAGAACCTAATTGACCGCGATGCCGTCACCGAAGCCTGCGGACCGACCCTGGAGAGCTGGGAATTGCTGCGCGAGCAGATGGCAACGATGAACGAAGCGATCGAAGCCGGCGATGTAATGGAAATGGCAGAGCCGGTAGAGGAAGAAGAATATGAAGCCGTTTCGCTCGAGGAAGGCGGTCCGATCACCGCTTATCTGATGGGCACGCCGGCAGACGACATGGACAGCTATAGCCCGCCCATGCAGGAATTCATCATGCGCCTGGTCGAAGAGGGACCGGCGCCGCTGGCCGAGCTGGTAGATGAACGTGCGGGTGAGACGGTATCGCCAGTGATGTTGTCGGGCCTCAATTCGGAACTGGTCAAGCGTGTGGCCTGCGCCTGGGCGTCAAATATTGAATATGAAGCGCCGGCGGAGAGCACGCTCGGTGGCTGGCATGGCGAGGCGCTTGAGCTGCGCTACAAGCCAGTCGGCCATGGTGATCGCGTCGCCAAGGCGTGGATTTCTTTCGCACTGGCGAGTAATGCTGGTGACGATGGTGATAACGCCGACAATGCCGAGGCCATGCATGAGGCTGTTTTGGATCGTAAGGAGGGCGTCGGCGCCTGCACCAAATGCCACGCGCTTTCGGACAAAGAAGGCGGTGCCAAAGAAGCCGAATGGCGCTACCGGGCAAGCCAAGCAAGGCCGTATACGACATATTCGCACGGCGCGCATATCACCTTGCTCAGTCCGGAGGGCGTCAATTTGATGGACCCGGAGAACGGCTGCCGCACCTGCCATAAAATCAATCCCGAGGCGTCTTACCAGGAGGCGTTCGATCAAAGTGATCCACATCACTTCCAAAGCAACTTCTTTGCGATAAAACAGGAGACCTGTGCGGAGTGTCACAGTGAAGGACAGGTCCAACAGGACTGCCAGCTCTGTCATGTGTATCACGCTGACCCTGGATTCAATTTACGGATGGTGAGAAATGAAGACGCGGCAAAACAAAGCGAATAACCCCTGGCGCCTCGGCGTCGTGTTCCTCGCCGCTCTCGGCCTCCTTACGGTCTTGGCTTGGCAATCGCCGGCCAGCGCTGATGAGCACGAAGGCGCGCCGGCCAGTGCCGATGGTCAAGAAACTGGCGACGAGATGCATAGTGCGCTTGCGGATGAAGATCTCTTCCCGAGTGCGTCGAAATGCAAATCCTGCCATGAGGATATTTACCGCGAATGGGCGTCGTCAAATCATGCCTATTCGGCGATCTCGCCGATGTTTCATAAATTCGAGAACGCCATTAATTCGCTGGCGCCGACCATCAGTGCGTTTTGCGTGCGTTGTCATATCAGTGCCGGAACCGCGATGGGCGAGCCCCGCGAAATGGCGATTTGGGACCGTAGTCAGGTTTCGCGCGAAGGCGTCACCTGCATTACCTGCCATCGCGTCAACGAAGCCAATGGCCGCTCCAACGGCGAGCGCCGGATTGTCGAAGGCAGCATCTTCCAGCCGGTGTTTGGTAATATCGGCGGCGACGGCGTTGCTGAAGTGGTGGCCGATGCCAGCTCTTGGAAAGTGGCGACCAACGAAGAAGAACGCGGCAATCAAATTCACACCTCGGCCGTCAAGATGGACCAGCTGTCGCAATCAGAATTTTGCGCATCCTGCCATCAGGTTGCGGTCAATCTCGGCATCAAGCTCGAAGTTGTGTGGGAACAATATCGTGACTCGCCGGCCCATCAGGAAGGCGTGAGCTGCCAGGATTGCCATATGAGCTACAATCCCGGCGTTGCTGGCGAATTTAAGACCGGCCCCGTGGCCGTGGTCGATGGCCGGCCGGTCAACCCCAACCGTATCCGCCATGATCATTCCTTCGCCGGACCGGGCTATCCCATCGCTCATCCCGGCATCTTCCCGCACAATCCCGACGCCGAAAACTGGACCATGCAGGAATGGCTGGAATTCAACTGGCGCGAACCTTGGGGCGATCCGGACTGGGAAGACGAATATGAAGAAGCAGTAGACAAAGGCACGCGCGAAGAATTTGAATTTCCAGAAGTTTGGGAAGACCGATTCGACCGCGAGGAAGCGCGCGCCGTCGTCGAATATAATCTCGTGCTGATCGAGGAAAAACGCGATCTGCGCCGCCGCGTGATGGAGAATGGCTCGCATGTCGACGGCCCATTCTTCGACGACCCACCGCAAGTCGGCGACGATCTCGATTTCCATTATGTCGTGACCAACACCAACAATGGCCACAACCTGCCGTCCGGGTCGCTCGGCGCGCAGCCCGAACTGTGGCTGAACGTGGCGTTGATCGATCCAAGCGGCAACAATGTTTGGGAATCCGGCTATGTCGACAGCAACGGCGACATGGCCGATCAGCACAGCCTCGATGTGCTCGACGGAGCCATCCCCTTCGACGATCAATTGGTGAATTATCAGACCAAGTTCCTGACCACCAACGTCAAGGGAACCGACCGTGAGATGTATCTGCCGGTCAATTTCGATGTCGACCAACTGCCGTTCCTGCGCCCAGCGGCGCAACCGACAACGGTGATGAACCATCCGCCGTTCGTGCGCATGGAGAGCCGTTCCATCCCGCCGCTGGCCAGCCGCGATGCCGACTATTCGGTGCCGGGCGAGCTGCTGAGCGAACCGGGAACGTATAAATTGGCCTTCCGCATGCGCAGCCGGGCCGAGCCGATCTATTTTATGCGGTTCGTCGGTGCGACTACAGAAATGGAGCGCACCATGAACGAGTGGATGTTAGAAGTCGACGCCTTCACCGTCGAATTTGAAGTAGGGAGATAGCCTTGACCAAGAAGTCGCATTATCGATTCACCTTTCGACTTTGGCCGGTGGGCGGCGTCGCCCTCCTGGCCGGTGCACTTGCACTAGCGGGTGTCGAGAAGGCGGCGGCAAAGGATATTGAAACCGATCCCGCTGCGTCGCAGGCGGAGCATGATTCGGGCGTGTTTCTGCCGGACCCGGTCTATGAAGACGCCGGCTACGATACCGAGGCACAGCTGGAAATCTATGGCGGTAAATCCGCATACCCAACGCCCCGCCCGCTGATTGAGGCGGGGCGCGAGCTCTATACGGCCGGGTCGTTCTCCGAAGCCGGCACGTTTCTTGGCACGTTGAATCCCACGTATAATCAGTTTTACGTTTATGGCGATTGGCGGACGGCGATTGCCTTCAACGACAATGGCGCCAAGGAAGTTGGTCAGGTAGCGACCCGCCTTAATCTCGATTTCGATTACCGCTTTACGTCAACCGAGCGGGTTCACTGGTTCATCGGGCCGCTTGACGGGCAAGGCGAATTTACGCGCTGCGAATTCTTCGGCGATGACGCACCCGACAACGACCCCGACCGTGAATGCGATTTGCAGCTCGACGGCAATTTGGACGCGCTATTTTTCGAAGGTGACGGCGGCGCGATTTATTCCGGCCTAGCTGGCAGCTACTCCTCGATCGATGTGCCGTTTGCCTTCGGCCTGATGCCGCTGCTGTTCCAAAACGGCATTTGGATTGAAGATGCCTTTACCGGCGCCGCGATCACAATCCCGGCGCTCAACAGCCCCTCACTCGACATCTCTAACATGGATTTCACTTTCTTTGCCGGTATCGACAAAGTGACCAATGCGGGCATTCTCGATAATGACGGCGTGGCGGCGGATCACAATGTGAATATCTACGGCGCTGCCGCCTTCATCGAAGCGACACAAGGCTATTGGGAAGCAGGCATCGCCCATCTCGACGGCGAATCAGGGCTGGACGACCAGAGCTTCAGCAACGTCACACTGGCCTTCTCAAAGCGCTACAAGGCGTGGCTGTCAAACAGCACGCGCGTTGTCTATTCCTTCGGCCAGGACCGCGACAACAATGCGCAGCAGAACGCAGATGGCATTATCTTGTTGTTCGAAAATTCATTTATTACGCGCAAACCTTCGACCTGGGTGCCCTATGCAAACTTCTTTGTCGGCCTCGACAGGCCACAATCTGCAGCTCGCGCGGGCGGCGCCGGCGGCATTCTCAAGAATACCGGCATCAATTTCGAGACCGACGGCCTGACCGGCTTTCCCAAGCTCGACGATACTGGCCAAAATACGGCCGGCGGTGCCTTGGGCATGGAATATTTGTTCAACCTCGACCAGCAACTCGTGGTGGAAGCCGCGGCGTTACAGGTAATTGACGGCGAAAATGAGGTCGGTCGCGCTGCTCGGGGAGACGAATATGCGCTCGGCGTGCGCTACCAATTGCCATTGAGCGAGGCTTGGATCTTCCGCGCTGATGCCATGCATGGCTGGCGCATGGAAGATGACAATTTGGCTGGTGCGCGCTTTGAAATTAGACGCAAGTTCTAACGGCGCTTAAGGGGGGAGGCTCGAGAGAATGGATATTGCCATTAATGTCATCGCCATCATTGTGTTGGCGACGTTGTCGATCTTTCTGTTTTTGACGATTGCTAGCAATGCACGGCGCGCGGCGTTCGCCGGCGGCAGCGCCGAAATTCAGGATCGGAGACTCCAGGCTGAAATCGACCACATCATGGATCAGCGCCGCATCGAGCGCGAATCCAACGAGCTGTCGTGGAACGGATTCCGCAAATTTGAAATCAGCCGCAAGGTGCCGGAAGGCGGCGGCATTTGCTCGTTTTACTTCTCTCCGCATGACGGCAAGCCGTTACCGCCCTTCAAACCCGGCCAGTATCTGACCTTCGGCCTCGATATAGCGGGACAGAAGAAGCAGGTCATCCGTTGCTATTCCCTATCGGACAGCCCGCATCACCCTGATTATTACCGCTGCTCGATTAAGGCCGTGCCGCCGCCCCGCGATCAACCGGAAGTGCCGCCTGGCCTGTCTTCAAATCATTTCCATAACAGTGTGAATGAAAGCGACATCATCGACATTAAGGCGCCGGGCGGTCAATTCTTCATGGACACGTCAAAACAGGGTCCAGTGGTGCTGATCGGTGGCGGCATTGGCCTGACGCCGGTGCTCAGCATGCTCAATCAGATTGTCGAAAGTGGCTCGAAGCGCGAAACCTGGTTCTTCTACGGCGTGCGCGACAGTAGAGAACAGGTCATGAAGGAACATCTCGAGCAGATTGCGCGCGAAAATGAAAACGTACGGATGTGTGTTTGCTATTCGAAGCCCGGCGAAAACGACGTCGAGGGCAAGGATTATCAGTATGCCGAGCGCGTGAGCGTCGATCTGTTCAAGCGCCTTTTGCCGTCGAGCAATTACGATTTTTATATGTGCGGCCCGCCGCCGATGATGAACACCATTGTGCCCGCCCTGGAAGAATGGGGTGTGCCCGAGAAGTTTGTGCATTTTGAGGCCTTTGGCCCGGCAACGGTGAAAAAGACCAAGACCGAAGCCAATAAAGAGGCCACCGAAGCCTCTTCAGCGAGTGCCGGCGTGCAGATCACCTTTGCTAAATCCGGCAAGACGCTCGATTGGAACCCGGATATCGGCTCAATCCTGGATTTTGCTGAGGAAAATGATATCGACATCGATTTCGGCTGCCGGGCCGGCAATTGCGGCACCTGCATCACTGCGATCAAAGCTGGTGAAGTCAATTATCTTAATGAACCCGGCGCAAAACCAGAAGCGGGCTCCTGTCTGGCCTGCATATCTGTTCCCAAAGGAAATTTGTCGATTGACGCCTAATTCCGAGGCGGGTCGCCAACAGCAAAAACAAGGCAGTTCCCGGCCTTTGCGGGGACGGGTCGACAAGCTGGGATACCTTTCAGAATCAAGAACTTGTGATAATGTGAAACCAATTTGGGGGGTTACTGTCGGGCGATTGGCGCCCGCAGCCTGGAACGATAAAGCTGTATTGTCGATAAAATGGGCAGGCTATTTACCATGAAAAGGCGTCTGTGTGTCGTTGCGTTTACCGCGGCACTTCTCGGAACCACATCAATTTTCGGAATTCAAGGGCAGGCCTCGGCGCAGTCACTTCAGGAAGAAGTTGCGCAATTGCTCGTCAACCACCCGCAAATCCGGGCGGCACGGCAAAATGTTGCCTCCAGCGAGGAAGGCGAGAACGCCGCGTTCGCGGAATATCTGCCAAGGATCAGCGCCTTTAGCGATTTCGGCTATGAGCGCATCGACAGCCCAGGGCGGACCACCGCCACGCCAGGCCAAGGCCCCTTCACCACGGGACAAGC includes these proteins:
- a CDS encoding cytochrome c family protein encodes the protein MRLATITLIASFAIATAIFGFAQKSSAEVFSQGPKVCAECHRGESEVWQATKHAESFKTVHKEKKAKEIATATGEKSMKRNETCVQCHYTVTQKETGGKAKPEAGPSCESCHGASSDWFPLHNDYGGPSVKADQETPEHKTGRIASAAAAGMRWPSDKYGVAENCMECHGLANPNVAGDKLAIMLDSGHPTVADWELVRYSQGSVRHRFYPPDMTKNAEMSAAQSAEMYVIGQAAKLVSAVNAAGRSDSAKYKEFQAARAAAAREALGKVSAAAGLLTNPTADEARALVAAIQGKDLSGEVGGLLPAKDSYK
- a CDS encoding cyclic nucleotide-binding domain-containing protein is translated as MASVAMIARPQRWDAPFGPEMADADVQRLLALPEFASIDAEAFPKHTPLDGILRNDTRIVRYHPGDIIVREGDYGNSAFLVVNGNLRVVISPSLPRNLIGRQNSERKNFIQALGQLWTNRTVPEVRDTSRYGGQSVREGGAQTEADARVFLQDVPAVLDSHNTAQLGPSTLFGELAALGRVPRTATIFAEEESELLEIRWQGLRELRKYDPGWRKTIDERYRENALKVHLKSSPYFTGLSEVELNEVADATLFESHGSFEWHVTYKRMRDQGKADKEPVIGRQGDYPDGLLMIRAGFARVSIKMGNGERTLTYLGAGDSFGYDELWASHLGNDVSLQTSLKAVGYVDLLRVPAPILEKYVFNKVGHHVASPLHHLATRTVASDAPLEWAVEQRFINGTMAMLIDLERCVRCDDCVRACASTHGGNPRFIRHGRTFDHWMVANACMHCADPVCMIGCPTGAIHRSLETGAVVINDDTCIGCGTCANSCPYNNIRLVEIRDIEGKMVRDPDSQKPIMKATKCDLCETNPGGPACVRACAHDALKRVNFQGDETFGAST
- a CDS encoding multiheme c-type cytochrome; the protein is MKTRQNKANNPWRLGVVFLAALGLLTVLAWQSPASADEHEGAPASADGQETGDEMHSALADEDLFPSASKCKSCHEDIYREWASSNHAYSAISPMFHKFENAINSLAPTISAFCVRCHISAGTAMGEPREMAIWDRSQVSREGVTCITCHRVNEANGRSNGERRIVEGSIFQPVFGNIGGDGVAEVVADASSWKVATNEEERGNQIHTSAVKMDQLSQSEFCASCHQVAVNLGIKLEVVWEQYRDSPAHQEGVSCQDCHMSYNPGVAGEFKTGPVAVVDGRPVNPNRIRHDHSFAGPGYPIAHPGIFPHNPDAENWTMQEWLEFNWREPWGDPDWEDEYEEAVDKGTREEFEFPEVWEDRFDREEARAVVEYNLVLIEEKRDLRRRVMENGSHVDGPFFDDPPQVGDDLDFHYVVTNTNNGHNLPSGSLGAQPELWLNVALIDPSGNNVWESGYVDSNGDMADQHSLDVLDGAIPFDDQLVNYQTKFLTTNVKGTDREMYLPVNFDVDQLPFLRPAAQPTTVMNHPPFVRMESRSIPPLASRDADYSVPGELLSEPGTYKLAFRMRSRAEPIYFMRFVGATTEMERTMNEWMLEVDAFTVEFEVGR
- a CDS encoding 2Fe-2S iron-sulfur cluster-binding protein, whose product is MDIAINVIAIIVLATLSIFLFLTIASNARRAAFAGGSAEIQDRRLQAEIDHIMDQRRIERESNELSWNGFRKFEISRKVPEGGGICSFYFSPHDGKPLPPFKPGQYLTFGLDIAGQKKQVIRCYSLSDSPHHPDYYRCSIKAVPPPRDQPEVPPGLSSNHFHNSVNESDIIDIKAPGGQFFMDTSKQGPVVLIGGGIGLTPVLSMLNQIVESGSKRETWFFYGVRDSREQVMKEHLEQIARENENVRMCVCYSKPGENDVEGKDYQYAERVSVDLFKRLLPSSNYDFYMCGPPPMMNTIVPALEEWGVPEKFVHFEAFGPATVKKTKTEANKEATEASSASAGVQITFAKSGKTLDWNPDIGSILDFAEENDIDIDFGCRAGNCGTCITAIKAGEVNYLNEPGAKPEAGSCLACISVPKGNLSIDA